Proteins from a single region of Phycisphaeraceae bacterium D3-23:
- a CDS encoding tetratricopeptide repeat protein has product MHDWQTAEDHAQRAWHDYERRRWARALKSFGRALAEHPTRADWWLGRGFVLEALERYAESVDAFERAAALQPDNADAWLTLGAARLRVGAGLAAIDALKHAQSIDPNHHASYCYRVAAYARLGDLEQAELMFYLGQQTDADCPHCFDHIAHALANQGQLRRAVACWQRVRQLDPAHPRVGINLGRCCAFLQGYGRAQHFYEQHLAHHPEDTGTALELTALLLERGRLDEAERRLDALRIVRSDDAASTHLRGDLALKRQDPHTAACYYRLAVQLDPDRPGVRLGLALAARECGDRDACAAHLSDELDTAGQDARQVLQIARLLIEQRRGTDAIALLTPAIQGDDLFTGSDTLLSQAHHIRVSRHDRSIDTTTRSPMPGNPSDTAEKMPSAGAS; this is encoded by the coding sequence ATGCACGACTGGCAGACCGCCGAGGACCACGCGCAGCGCGCCTGGCACGACTACGAGCGCCGACGGTGGGCCCGGGCGCTGAAGTCGTTTGGGCGGGCACTGGCCGAACACCCGACGCGCGCGGACTGGTGGCTGGGGCGCGGGTTCGTGCTTGAAGCGCTCGAGCGGTACGCGGAGTCGGTCGACGCCTTCGAACGTGCTGCCGCGCTCCAGCCCGACAACGCCGACGCCTGGCTCACCCTCGGCGCCGCCCGGCTGCGCGTGGGCGCAGGCCTCGCCGCGATCGACGCCCTCAAACACGCCCAGTCGATCGACCCCAACCACCACGCGAGCTACTGCTACCGCGTCGCCGCCTATGCCCGCCTGGGCGACCTCGAACAGGCCGAACTCATGTTCTACCTCGGCCAACAGACCGACGCCGACTGCCCGCACTGCTTCGACCACATCGCCCACGCCCTGGCCAACCAAGGCCAACTCCGACGCGCCGTCGCCTGCTGGCAACGCGTCCGCCAACTCGACCCCGCCCACCCCCGCGTCGGCATCAATCTCGGCCGATGCTGCGCGTTCCTCCAAGGCTACGGCCGGGCCCAGCACTTCTACGAGCAACACCTCGCCCACCACCCCGAAGACACCGGCACCGCGCTCGAGCTCACCGCGCTCCTCCTCGAACGCGGCCGACTCGACGAGGCCGAACGCCGGCTCGACGCGCTCCGCATCGTGCGCAGCGACGACGCCGCAAGCACCCACCTCCGCGGCGACCTCGCGCTCAAACGCCAAGACCCCCACACCGCCGCCTGCTACTACCGGCTCGCCGTCCAGCTCGACCCCGACCGCCCAGGCGTCCGGCTCGGCCTCGCGCTCGCCGCACGCGAATGCGGCGACCGCGACGCCTGCGCCGCACACCTCAGCGACGAACTCGACACCGCTGGCCAGGACGCTCGACAAGTCCTCCAAATCGCACGCCTGCTCATCGAGCAGCGGCGCGGCACCGACGCCATCGCCCTGCTCACCCCCGCCATCCAGGGCGACGACCTCTTCACCGGCAGCGACACCCTGCTCAGCCAGGCGCACCACATCCGCGTGTCGCGTCACGATCGATCGATCGACACGACCACGCGATCGCCGATGCCCGGAAATCCCTCCGATACTGCCGAAAAAATGCCAAGTGCTGGCGCATCCTGA
- the serS gene encoding serine--tRNA ligase, with the protein MGQKIGQAKQLEGKLNKARAAGLDAKSEEFQSLVSQVDEVQVLAKGFQHEAEQLKAQEHELDGRVKELAAIRDRQWLTLPQPADTDVPVGKSADDNIPLRTWHREAGFDPRKSFEDNKGFAPKSHMELGQALGLFDFERGVKMAGSRSYILTGDGMRLHNAVLQFAFNHMTGSRGFQAMSVPVMVREELMVGTGFFPGGHDQAYHIEETKRGGGHDMFLTGTGEVGLMGVHQNEILDEEELPKCYTTVSTCFRREAGSAGKDTAGLYRIHQFDKVEQVVVCKADEQESRDWHAKMIGYVEEILQQLELPYRLLQCCTGDLGMKNADMIDVECWMPSRAEPGKTAADDDNVKGGNASGGWGETHSASRLYDFQTRRLNLRYRTVDEHGKKQTVFCHSLNNTVAASPRILIPLIEVHQNADGSITIPQALRPYMGGQEKIG; encoded by the coding sequence ATGGGCCAGAAGATCGGCCAGGCCAAGCAGCTCGAAGGCAAGCTCAACAAGGCCCGCGCCGCCGGGCTCGACGCCAAGAGCGAGGAGTTCCAGTCGCTCGTCAGCCAGGTCGACGAGGTCCAGGTCCTGGCCAAGGGCTTCCAGCACGAGGCCGAGCAGCTCAAGGCCCAGGAGCACGAGCTCGACGGCCGGGTCAAAGAGCTCGCCGCCATCCGCGATCGTCAGTGGCTCACCCTCCCCCAGCCCGCCGACACTGATGTCCCGGTCGGCAAGTCCGCAGACGACAACATCCCGCTGCGCACCTGGCATAGGGAAGCCGGCTTCGACCCGCGCAAGTCCTTCGAAGACAACAAGGGGTTCGCACCCAAGAGCCACATGGAACTGGGCCAGGCGCTCGGGCTCTTCGACTTCGAACGCGGCGTCAAGATGGCGGGCTCACGCAGCTACATCCTCACCGGCGACGGCATGCGGCTCCACAACGCCGTCCTCCAGTTCGCCTTCAACCACATGACCGGCAGCCGCGGCTTCCAGGCCATGAGCGTCCCCGTCATGGTCCGCGAAGAGCTCATGGTCGGGACCGGGTTCTTCCCCGGCGGCCACGACCAGGCCTACCACATCGAAGAAACCAAACGCGGCGGCGGGCACGACATGTTCCTGACCGGCACGGGCGAGGTCGGACTCATGGGCGTCCACCAGAACGAAATCCTCGACGAAGAAGAACTCCCCAAGTGCTACACGACCGTCAGCACCTGCTTCCGACGCGAGGCCGGCTCAGCCGGCAAAGACACCGCCGGGCTCTACCGCATCCATCAATTCGACAAGGTCGAGCAGGTCGTCGTCTGCAAAGCCGACGAACAAGAAAGCCGGGACTGGCACGCGAAGATGATCGGCTACGTCGAAGAGATCCTGCAACAGCTCGAGCTGCCCTACCGCCTGCTCCAATGCTGCACGGGCGACCTGGGGATGAAGAACGCCGATATGATCGACGTCGAGTGCTGGATGCCCAGCCGCGCCGAACCGGGCAAGACCGCGGCCGACGACGACAACGTCAAGGGCGGCAACGCCTCGGGCGGCTGGGGCGAAACCCACAGCGCCAGCCGGCTCTACGACTTCCAGACCCGCCGGCTCAACCTCCGCTACCGCACCGTCGACGAGCACGGCAAGAAACAGACCGTCTTCTGCCACTCGCTCAACAACACCGTCGCCGCCAGCCCCCGCATCCTGATCCCGCTGATCGAAGTCCACCAGAACGCCGACGGCAGCATCACGATCCCTCAGGCCCTGCGCCCCTACATGGGCGGGCAGGAAAAGATCGGGTAG
- a CDS encoding alkaline phosphatase D family protein has protein sequence MRAPQFHALSLIAMLCAGCATTGQRDATPTREPTGPTTIAFGACCHQDRPQPVWDAVVAAEPDLFIFTGDNIYGDTEDMAILQAKYDKLAAIPGYQRLLEACPVLAVYDDHDYGQNDGGREYPMRAESAAMCLDFFGVPDDDPRRGHEGVYGSTILGEPGRRVQVILLDTRYFRDALDRGTLTAQERAEEHVVGWYTPTDDTTRTLLGREQWRWLAGELQKDAEVRVIVSSIQVVSWEKGMECWGNMPHERDTLFGLIEATGANGVVFISGDVHFAELSMSDEGPYPLYDLTSSGLAQAPHPSWPAAYNTYRQPDMLYDGENFGVIQIQWAGDDTVLTMQARNVEGAIAFEQDVPLRELNP, from the coding sequence ATGCGAGCCCCCCAATTCCATGCGCTGTCGCTAATCGCCATGCTCTGTGCCGGCTGTGCCACGACTGGGCAAAGAGATGCAACCCCGACACGTGAACCCACCGGCCCGACCACCATCGCCTTCGGCGCGTGCTGCCATCAAGACCGGCCTCAGCCCGTCTGGGACGCCGTCGTCGCCGCCGAGCCCGACCTCTTCATCTTCACCGGCGACAACATCTACGGCGACACCGAGGACATGGCCATCCTCCAGGCCAAGTACGACAAACTCGCCGCCATCCCCGGCTACCAACGCCTCTTGGAAGCCTGCCCCGTCCTCGCCGTCTACGACGACCACGACTACGGCCAAAACGACGGCGGCCGTGAATACCCCATGCGCGCCGAATCGGCCGCCATGTGCCTCGACTTCTTCGGCGTGCCCGACGACGACCCACGACGCGGCCACGAAGGCGTCTACGGCTCAACGATCCTCGGCGAGCCGGGCCGACGGGTCCAGGTCATCCTCCTCGACACACGCTATTTCCGCGATGCGCTTGACCGCGGCACACTCACCGCCCAAGAGCGCGCCGAAGAGCATGTCGTCGGCTGGTACACCCCCACCGACGACACGACACGCACCCTGCTGGGCCGCGAACAGTGGCGTTGGCTCGCCGGCGAACTGCAGAAGGATGCCGAGGTCCGGGTGATCGTCTCCAGCATCCAGGTCGTCTCCTGGGAAAAAGGCATGGAGTGCTGGGGCAACATGCCCCACGAACGCGACACGCTCTTCGGCCTGATCGAAGCGACCGGCGCTAACGGCGTTGTCTTCATCAGCGGCGATGTCCACTTCGCCGAACTTTCGATGAGCGACGAAGGCCCCTACCCGCTCTACGACCTGACCTCCAGCGGCCTCGCACAAGCGCCCCACCCCAGCTGGCCTGCGGCGTACAACACCTACCGCCAGCCCGACATGCTCTACGACGGCGAAAACTTCGGCGTCATCCAGATCCAATGGGCGGGCGACGACACTGTCCTCACAATGCAAGCGCGCAACGTGGAAGGCGCAATCGCATTCGAGCAGGACGTCCCCCTGCGCGAGCTGAATCCGTAG
- a CDS encoding bifunctional folylpolyglutamate synthase/dihydrofolate synthase, whose protein sequence is MPTTRTKRKSKPKAPVSKGRLVAKPQPVRGQKISPASSITNYTTGLKWLYEHVDHERLRLVKYNDDTFSLDRMRQLLELLGNPHEQIKCVQIAGTKGKGSTCAMTASMLQSCGYTVGLYTSPHLIDLRERITINGDMIGYADCADIFKQIAQVEKKLDAGPPTFFEIMTAACFKHFAEQAVDIAVLETGLGGRLDCTTVVTPLVTAITAISLDHTHLLGDSLGAIAREKAGIFKPGVPALTIKQEDEVAAALEECADEMATPLEYTGKQVEFSYRFEANKELGPHTRVCINTDTSKFEHLPVPLKGEHQAHNCGLALAILDKLKRHGFHFEEQKLIAGLAATDLPARMEQVHDQPRVIIDGAHNAASIQALIKSLGAHIQYDSLVMIFGCGQDKDVEGMLKQVALGADKVIFTRARLNPRAVEVPDLHHQFGELSGKMAQTADNLTDALKLASRAVSREDLIIVTGSFYLAGEARKYFLDHASKKNKR, encoded by the coding sequence ATGCCAACCACACGCACCAAACGTAAAAGCAAGCCCAAAGCCCCCGTTTCCAAGGGCCGGCTTGTCGCGAAACCCCAGCCCGTCCGGGGGCAGAAGATCTCCCCCGCGTCGTCGATCACCAACTACACCACCGGGCTGAAGTGGCTCTACGAGCACGTCGACCACGAACGCCTCCGCCTGGTCAAGTACAACGACGACACCTTCTCGCTCGACCGCATGCGACAGCTGCTCGAGCTCCTGGGCAACCCCCACGAGCAGATCAAGTGTGTCCAGATCGCCGGGACCAAAGGCAAGGGCTCCACCTGCGCGATGACCGCATCGATGCTCCAGTCCTGCGGCTACACCGTCGGGCTCTACACCTCGCCCCACCTCATCGACCTTCGCGAGCGCATCACGATCAACGGCGACATGATCGGCTACGCCGACTGCGCCGATATCTTCAAACAAATCGCACAGGTCGAAAAGAAGCTCGACGCCGGCCCGCCCACCTTCTTCGAGATCATGACCGCCGCCTGCTTCAAGCACTTCGCCGAGCAGGCCGTCGATATCGCCGTCCTTGAGACCGGCCTCGGGGGACGCCTCGACTGCACCACCGTCGTCACCCCCCTCGTCACCGCCATCACCGCGATCTCCCTCGACCACACCCACCTGCTGGGCGACTCCCTGGGCGCGATCGCCCGCGAGAAGGCCGGCATCTTCAAGCCCGGCGTCCCCGCCCTCACCATCAAGCAAGAGGACGAGGTCGCCGCCGCACTCGAAGAGTGCGCCGACGAGATGGCCACCCCGCTCGAATATACCGGCAAACAGGTCGAGTTCTCCTACCGCTTCGAAGCCAACAAAGAACTGGGGCCCCACACCCGCGTCTGCATCAACACCGACACCTCCAAGTTCGAGCACCTCCCCGTCCCCCTCAAGGGCGAGCACCAGGCCCACAACTGCGGCCTCGCCCTCGCGATCCTCGACAAGCTCAAACGACACGGCTTCCACTTCGAGGAACAAAAACTCATCGCCGGGCTCGCCGCCACCGACCTCCCGGCACGCATGGAGCAGGTCCACGACCAGCCCCGTGTCATCATCGACGGCGCGCACAACGCCGCCTCCATCCAGGCACTCATCAAGTCGCTCGGCGCACACATCCAGTACGACTCCCTCGTCATGATCTTCGGCTGCGGGCAGGACAAAGACGTCGAGGGCATGCTCAAACAGGTCGCACTGGGCGCCGACAAAGTCATCTTCACCCGCGCCCGGCTCAACCCCCGCGCCGTCGAAGTCCCCGACCTCCACCACCAGTTCGGCGAGCTCTCCGGCAAGATGGCGCAGACCGCCGACAACCTCACCGACGCCCTCAAACTCGCCAGCCGAGCCGTCAGCCGCGAGGACCTCATCATCGTCACCGGCAGCTTCTACCTCGCCGGCGAAGCCCGCAAATACTTCCTCGACCACGCCTCGAAGAAGAACAAACGCTAA
- a CDS encoding PEP-CTERM sorting domain-containing protein yields the protein MKRTAILLGAALALGLPKHGLAGTETIALTGGQAGGTPAGAMFSSFDTPLLNDTGQVAFAGTLVTGMGGVTANNDMGIWRGATLIVREGDQPVGEAPGVAYSHFNNLSLNNVGQVAYHAFLQTGAGGVDATNDTGIGRGASLVAREGSQAGGTPPGAMYANFFASSPAINEAGQVAYQSFLDGEISDGVNSGNDSGIWRDATLLVREGSPAEARFGTLSSDPDLNDAGQIAFVGRLFAGGAGIWRDTTIIAFEGEQPGGVPTGVVIGDFLGTVPVINNAGQVAYTARLEIGVGGVDASNDGGLWLDSTLIAREGSQAGGVPAGAMFSTVFFSGALNDAGQVAYSAVLQSGVGGVDASNNFGVWRDATLIVRQGSQASGAPAGAVFSNMFGLAINDGGQIAYEAELLTGVGGVDASNDNGIWITGTNGESLLVVREGDALAGRTVGNSIAFNSLNNFSQLAYEARFTNGDEGVFLYTPDIRWTGVFSGSWDTSDNWTLGQLPGDPHDVFIDPAGSLTVFGPTGDAVMENLTVGGGTGIAVLALQQGGSIETMDTSVLVLANGVLRGDGVVANPTGVVNQGTVIAGNLHIAGGLFNEQIVTGDGQITAPLFNAEAGEVRVAAGEHLRFLGAAESINDGRIEVVGGQIEFEHNLTNDNPVGLITGRDAVFRFRGGLTNKAAFALSFGTSDVFGDVNNTGSIVLTGGSNTTFYDDVDNDGSIVVASVGPHVSAAVFFGAVSGSGSITGGGSVFLHGDLRPGNSPAAVFHDVDLFLMSTATTQIELGGTTPGSTLRNHDQINNAKFTALGGTLDIQLINGFDPDAGDTFDIFNLASSTGTFVDVLLPTLDNGLGWHLGKLYTDGELHIELEGDLNQDGFVGVEDLDILLANWGTSALAFDYAAGDASGDGLVGAADLAIVQSNFGNGTPGGNVPEPGTFALLGLGGLALMRRRRV from the coding sequence ATGAAACGCACGGCAATCCTACTGGGCGCGGCGCTCGCACTGGGCTTGCCGAAACACGGCTTGGCGGGGACCGAGACGATCGCGCTCACGGGGGGACAGGCGGGCGGCACCCCTGCCGGCGCGATGTTCAGTTCCTTCGACACCCCCCTCCTCAACGACACGGGGCAGGTCGCTTTTGCAGGCACGCTGGTGACCGGCATGGGCGGTGTCACGGCCAACAACGACATGGGCATCTGGCGGGGCGCAACACTCATCGTCCGCGAGGGCGATCAGCCCGTTGGCGAAGCTCCCGGTGTGGCCTATAGCCATTTCAATAATCTGTCACTTAACAACGTGGGGCAGGTCGCGTATCACGCCTTCTTACAGACCGGTGCGGGCGGCGTCGATGCTACGAACGACACAGGGATCGGGCGGGGCGCATCGCTTGTTGCGCGCGAAGGTAGCCAGGCCGGCGGCACCCCGCCCGGGGCGATGTACGCTAACTTCTTTGCTTCCAGCCCGGCCATCAACGAGGCGGGGCAGGTCGCCTATCAATCCTTCCTGGACGGAGAGATCTCGGACGGCGTGAATTCAGGCAACGACTCGGGGATCTGGCGGGACGCGACACTCCTGGTGCGGGAGGGTTCCCCGGCCGAGGCGAGATTCGGAACGCTAAGCTCCGACCCCGATCTCAATGACGCGGGGCAGATCGCCTTCGTCGGCAGACTCTTCGCCGGCGGAGCCGGTATCTGGCGGGACACAACCATCATCGCGTTTGAGGGCGAACAGCCTGGGGGGGTGCCCACCGGGGTGGTGATCGGCGACTTCTTGGGCACCGTCCCCGTCATTAACAACGCGGGGCAGGTCGCCTATACGGCCCGCTTAGAGATCGGCGTTGGCGGGGTCGATGCTTCGAACGACGGCGGCCTCTGGCTGGACTCGACACTCATCGCACGCGAGGGCAGCCAGGCCGGCGGCGTTCCCGCAGGCGCGATGTTCAGTACAGTCTTCTTCTCGGGGGCACTCAACGACGCGGGGCAGGTCGCCTATTCGGCTGTCTTGCAGTCAGGCGTTGGCGGGGTCGATGCGTCCAACAACTTCGGCGTTTGGCGCGACGCGACACTCATCGTTCGCCAGGGCAGCCAGGCCAGCGGCGCCCCCGCAGGGGCGGTGTTCAGCAATATGTTCGGTCTCGCAATCAACGACGGTGGCCAGATCGCCTACGAGGCCGAACTCCTGACGGGCGTCGGCGGGGTCGATGCTTCGAACGACAACGGCATCTGGATCACCGGCACCAACGGCGAATCGCTCTTGGTCGTCCGCGAAGGCGACGCGCTGGCCGGCAGGACCGTCGGCAACTCGATTGCATTCAATTCCCTCAACAACTTCAGCCAACTCGCATACGAAGCGAGGTTCACCAACGGTGACGAAGGCGTCTTCCTTTACACACCCGACATCCGCTGGACCGGGGTGTTCTCGGGTAGCTGGGACACCTCAGACAACTGGACCCTCGGCCAACTCCCCGGCGACCCGCACGATGTCTTCATCGACCCCGCCGGCTCGCTCACCGTTTTCGGGCCGACCGGCGACGCCGTGATGGAGAACCTGACGGTCGGCGGCGGGACGGGGATCGCGGTGCTGGCCCTGCAGCAAGGCGGGTCGATCGAGACGATGGACACCAGTGTGCTTGTCCTGGCCAACGGCGTGCTCCGGGGCGACGGGGTCGTCGCCAACCCCACCGGTGTTGTGAACCAAGGCACGGTGATCGCCGGCAACCTGCATATCGCCGGCGGCCTGTTCAATGAACAAATCGTGACAGGCGACGGCCAGATCACCGCCCCGCTATTCAACGCCGAGGCCGGTGAAGTCCGCGTCGCGGCCGGCGAACACCTCCGCTTCCTGGGCGCGGCCGAAAGCATCAACGACGGTCGGATCGAGGTGGTCGGCGGTCAGATCGAGTTCGAGCACAACCTCACCAACGACAACCCGGTCGGCCTCATTACCGGGCGCGACGCGGTCTTTCGATTCAGGGGCGGGCTGACCAACAAGGCCGCTTTCGCCCTGAGCTTTGGCACGTCGGATGTCTTCGGCGATGTCAACAACACCGGCTCCATCGTCCTCACCGGCGGGTCCAACACCACCTTCTACGACGATGTCGACAACGACGGATCAATCGTGGTGGCATCGGTTGGGCCCCATGTCTCCGCTGCAGTGTTCTTCGGCGCGGTCTCCGGCAGCGGCTCGATCACCGGCGGGGGCAGCGTGTTCCTCCACGGCGACCTACGGCCAGGCAACAGCCCCGCCGCCGTGTTCCATGATGTCGATTTGTTTTTGATGTCCACCGCCACCACACAGATCGAGCTCGGCGGCACCACCCCGGGCAGCACCCTCAGAAATCACGACCAGATCAACAACGCCAAGTTCACCGCCCTCGGCGGCACACTCGACATCCAACTCATCAACGGCTTCGACCCCGACGCCGGCGACACGTTCGACATCTTCAACCTCGCTTCCTCAACCGGCACGTTCGTGGATGTGTTGCTGCCCACGCTCGACAACGGCCTGGGCTGGCACCTGGGCAAGCTGTACACGGACGGCGAGCTCCACATCGAGCTCGAAGGCGACCTCAACCAGGACGGCTTCGTCGGCGTCGAAGACCTCGACATCCTGCTCGCCAACTGGGGCACCAGCGCGCTGGCGTTCGACTACGCGGCGGGTGACGCGTCGGGTGATGGGCTTGTCGGCGCGGCCGACCTCGCGATCGTGCAGTCCAACTTCGGCAATGGCACCCCGGGCGGCAACGTGCCCGAGCCGGGCACATTCGCACTGTTGGGGCTGGGCGGGCTCGCGTTGATGAGGCGGCGTCGGGTGTAG
- a CDS encoding PA2169 family four-helix-bundle protein → MTRMETVSNLKDETIDRIKDLVRINQDSAEGFAQAAEAVEHADLKGLFSLMAGERQQFANELRSYVVLNDEDGDISGSWGGMFHRWWLDLRGKLSGGDAYAVLAEAERGEDKIKAMYEEVIKDTTGNPLNDVLHRQYAEVKKGHDKIRDLRDAVKAAQDNE, encoded by the coding sequence ATGACACGCATGGAAACCGTATCGAACCTGAAAGACGAAACCATCGACCGCATCAAGGACTTGGTGCGCATCAACCAAGATAGCGCCGAGGGCTTCGCCCAGGCAGCCGAGGCCGTCGAACACGCGGACCTCAAGGGGCTCTTCAGCTTGATGGCAGGCGAGCGCCAGCAGTTCGCCAACGAGCTGCGCAGCTACGTCGTGCTCAACGATGAGGACGGCGACATCTCCGGCTCGTGGGGCGGCATGTTCCACCGCTGGTGGCTCGACCTCCGCGGCAAGCTCTCCGGCGGCGACGCCTACGCCGTCCTCGCCGAGGCCGAACGCGGCGAAGACAAGATCAAGGCGATGTACGAAGAGGTCATCAAGGACACCACGGGCAACCCGCTCAACGATGTCCTGCACCGCCAGTACGCCGAGGTCAAGAAGGGCCACGACAAGATCCGCGACCTCCGAGACGCGGTGAAGGCCGCACAAGACAACGAATAA
- a CDS encoding DUF1328 domain-containing protein, with amino-acid sequence MLRLALAFFIVAIIAAVFGFGGIAAGAASIAKVLFFIFVVLFLLSLVMGLVRGKSVV; translated from the coding sequence ATGTTACGCCTCGCACTTGCATTCTTCATCGTCGCCATCATCGCCGCCGTGTTCGGCTTCGGCGGGATCGCCGCGGGTGCGGCGTCCATCGCGAAGGTCCTGTTCTTCATCTTCGTGGTCCTGTTCCTGCTCTCGCTCGTCATGGGCCTGGTGCGTGGCAAGTCGGTGGTATGA
- a CDS encoding PRC-barrel domain-containing protein — protein MLSAVMMDHKHKAAASCREKKQNDCQERYRFINKTGRPIISAASLRGLPVRNDDGHDLGVLKELMVDTDRGTVAYVVLLFEDDKSFALPYSALEIDPETMTIYVNIQREVFEAGRGMALPEQKDKP, from the coding sequence ATGTTGAGTGCCGTCATGATGGACCACAAGCACAAAGCAGCCGCATCTTGTCGTGAGAAAAAACAGAACGACTGCCAGGAGCGTTACCGGTTTATCAATAAGACGGGCCGACCGATCATCTCGGCCGCGTCGCTTCGTGGCCTGCCCGTGCGTAACGACGATGGGCACGACCTCGGCGTCCTTAAGGAGCTGATGGTTGATACCGACCGTGGCACCGTCGCCTATGTGGTGCTTCTCTTTGAAGACGACAAGTCGTTCGCCCTGCCCTACTCCGCGCTGGAGATCGATCCGGAAACGATGACGATCTACGTCAATATCCAACGCGAGGTCTTCGAGGCCGGCCGGGGGATGGCGCTGCCCGAGCAAAAAGACAAGCCATGA
- a CDS encoding entericidin A/B family lipoprotein → MLKIRNWSILLLGVAAFALAGCNTLQGAGEDVEDAGEAVQDAAD, encoded by the coding sequence ATGTTGAAGATTCGCAATTGGTCCATCCTGCTTCTCGGTGTCGCGGCCTTCGCGCTTGCGGGCTGCAACACGCTCCAAGGGGCTGGCGAAGATGTCGAAGACGCTGGCGAAGCGGTGCAGGACGCCGCCGACTAA
- a CDS encoding sigma-54 dependent transcriptional regulator, with protein MLSVLIVGEQRQARHRLAAVVEQNGLSARAAGSITKAREAMEKYGFAAVFIDCEVDDALGLEALAALPLGKGQTVVFLMDSEGGPLTEALSEADSAMFRVLPRNPGKNELSRILKTVKRRSARAKRTEPNSFEQMLGNSPEMLEVYNMIAKVAPTDAAVLICGESGTGKELVAGAIHQRSERSDGPFVAVNCGAIAENLIESELFGHEKGAFTGADKQHAGVFEQADGGTLFLDEVTEMPLEMQVRFLRVLETGTLRRLGAEKDKQVSVRVVAATNREPQDGVEQGTFREDLMYRLAVFPIALPPLRKRGDDVCLLAAHFLSLHNKEHQTEKRLTDAAQQRLAAYEWPGNVRQLRNMVQRAYILEDAQVSLDCLDDLIDGTNTGTCGDAVNMEHETEAPRDPSATHPPADTDAPAAGSSPDQSLDDTVVKVEVGTSIEDAEKQLILKTLDELGGNKTEAAKVLGISLKTLYNRLNAYGD; from the coding sequence ATGCTCAGCGTATTGATCGTCGGAGAACAGCGGCAGGCGCGTCATCGGCTGGCGGCGGTCGTTGAACAGAACGGCCTTAGCGCGCGTGCAGCGGGCTCGATCACCAAGGCACGCGAGGCGATGGAGAAGTACGGCTTCGCGGCGGTGTTTATCGACTGCGAGGTCGATGACGCGCTCGGGCTCGAAGCGTTGGCGGCGCTGCCGCTGGGCAAGGGCCAAACCGTCGTATTTTTGATGGATAGCGAAGGCGGGCCACTGACCGAGGCGCTGTCGGAGGCGGATTCGGCAATGTTCAGGGTACTGCCACGGAACCCGGGAAAAAACGAGCTGTCGCGGATTCTCAAGACGGTCAAGCGGCGTAGCGCCCGGGCGAAGCGTACCGAGCCCAACTCATTCGAACAGATGCTGGGCAACAGCCCGGAGATGCTCGAGGTGTACAACATGATCGCGAAGGTCGCTCCGACGGACGCGGCGGTGCTGATCTGCGGCGAGAGCGGGACGGGCAAGGAGCTCGTCGCCGGCGCGATCCACCAGCGCAGCGAGCGGAGCGACGGCCCGTTTGTGGCGGTGAACTGCGGCGCGATCGCGGAGAACCTGATCGAGAGCGAACTGTTTGGTCATGAGAAGGGCGCGTTCACCGGGGCCGACAAGCAGCACGCCGGCGTGTTCGAGCAGGCCGACGGCGGGACATTGTTCCTCGACGAAGTCACTGAGATGCCCCTCGAGATGCAGGTACGGTTCCTGCGTGTGCTCGAGACCGGCACACTGCGTCGACTGGGCGCGGAGAAGGACAAGCAGGTCAGCGTGCGCGTCGTTGCGGCGACCAACCGCGAACCCCAGGACGGCGTCGAGCAAGGCACGTTCCGGGAGGACCTGATGTACCGGCTCGCGGTGTTCCCGATCGCGCTGCCGCCGCTGCGCAAGCGCGGCGACGACGTCTGCCTCTTGGCGGCGCACTTCCTCTCGCTGCACAACAAAGAGCACCAGACCGAAAAACGCCTGACCGACGCGGCACAGCAGCGGCTGGCCGCGTACGAGTGGCCAGGCAACGTCCGCCAGCTGCGCAACATGGTGCAGCGGGCGTACATCCTCGAAGATGCACAGGTGTCTCTCGACTGTCTCGACGACCTCATCGACGGGACCAACACCGGCACGTGCGGCGACGCCGTCAACATGGAGCACGAAACCGAGGCCCCCCGTGATCCTTCCGCGACCCACCCCCCTGCCGACACGGACGCGCCTGCCGCTGGGTCATCGCCCGATCAATCCTTGGACGACACTGTAGTCAAAGTCGAGGTCGGAACATCGATCGAAGACGCCGAGAAACAACTCATCCTCAAGACCCTCGATGAACTCGGCGGCAACAAGACCGAGGCCGCGAAGGTGCTGGGCATCAGTCTAAAGACGCTGTACAACCGGCTCAACGCGTACGGTGATTGA